Proteins from one Enoplosus armatus isolate fEnoArm2 chromosome 4, fEnoArm2.hap1, whole genome shotgun sequence genomic window:
- the LOC139284262 gene encoding immediate early response 3-interacting protein 1-like, protein MAFTLYSLIQAAILCVNAVAVLHEERFLSKIGWGVDQSVGGFGDEPGIKVQLMNLIRSVRTVMRVPLIAVNSVCIVLLLLFG, encoded by the exons ATGGCTTTTACTTTGTACTCTCTCATTCAAGCAGCCATCCTGTGCGTCAATGCTGTCGCTGTATTGCACGAAGAAAGATTTCTGAGTAAAA TTGGCTGGGGAGTAGACCAAAGTGTCGGAGGTTTTGGTGATGAACCCGGCATCAAAGTGCAGCTAATGAACCTTATCCGCTCCGTGAGGACAGTGAtgagag TGCCTTTGATTGCGGTGAACTCAGTTTGcattgtgctgctgcttctgtttggATGA
- the LOC139284261 gene encoding uncharacterized protein: protein MGFTQTCVVASLTLCPAYLVYVYIYCSHKLLKTNVLNNDRLPSFVYLYIKYLAKALSRRTGYLYTATEKEREVVYTVLNCRLETLLLRGFCSAAGYGWDYPDSEYRDIPMCFPEFLCRRLLLMVLTDGNLRLSPAGLVRVRQSLKTLQPVDELKKGPFVLQVRVLEYRQIDTGVEVDICLSATSRSGCPVWESVLTLLSKNKVHNAGRCSPKSENEGRADEPVPDNVKQVELRVPRTTGLQCVWSFSDHLPCRLLSLLAGLSGYRSQTAPSLWMLSVCLAEIEKHKGVGVITAPIDVTAQFKEPLLAPGQVTIKFWETTKSGGQSSARGLSFLMQQHGSGISHMTGSISR from the exons ATGGGGTTCACGCAGACTTGCGTTGTTGCCTCGCTCACATTGTGTCCTGCGTATTtagtttatgtttacatttactgttCTCATAAGCTGTTGAAGACAAACGTACTCAACAACGACAGACTTCCAAGTTTCGTGTATCTTTACATCAAGTATTTGGCCAAAGCTCTGAGCCGGAGGACGGGCTACTTGTACACAGCGACTGAGAAGGAGCGAGAGGTGGTTTACACAGTCCTCAACTGCAG GCTGGAGACGCTCCTGTTGAGGGGGTTCTGCAGTGCTGCAGGTTATGGTTGGGATTATCCAGATAGCGAATACAGAGACATCCCGATGTGCTTCCCAGAGTTCCTCTGTCGCAGACTGCTGCTTATGGTGCTGACTGATGGAAACTTGAGGCTCAGCCCAGCAG GTCTGGTTCGCGTGCGGCAGAGTTTGAAAACCCTTCAGCCGGTTGATGAACTGAAGAAGGGCCCGTTTGTGCTGCAGGTTCGAGTCCTGGAGTACCGGCAAATTGACACAGGGGTGGAGGTggacatctgtctgtctgccacttCTCGCTCTGGATGCCCAGTGTGGGAGAGCGTCCTGACACTGCTCTCCAAAAACAAGGTCCACAACGCCGGGAGATGCTCTCCCAAGAGTGAAAACGAGG GCCGAGCAGATGAGCCTGTGCCAGATAATGTGAAGCAGGTAGAGCTCAGAGTTCCCAGGACTACCGGCCTGCAGTGTGTATGGTCCTTCTCTGACCACCTCCCCTGCCGGCTCCTCTCTCTACTGGCCGGGCTCTCTGGCTACAGGTCGCAGACTGCACCAAGCCTCTggatgctgtctgtctgcttggcAGAAATAGAGAAGCACAAAG GGGTTGGAGTCATCACAGCTCCTATCGATGTCACAGCCCAGTTTAAGGAGCCTCTGTTGGCACCGGGCCAAGTGACGATCAAGTTTTGGGAGACGACCAAAAGTGGGGGTCAGTCTTCTGCCCGAGGCCTCAGCTTCCTCATGCAGCAACATGGAAGCGGCATATCTCACATGACTGGATCGATTTCTAGGTGA